A portion of the Streptosporangiales bacterium genome contains these proteins:
- a CDS encoding two-component sensor histidine kinase produces the protein MDAELALGLGAALGLLVGVGAVLAVRVSERLQHGRPGDDVDEGPQVPPGVASVLSVLPWSAVVLDAEDHVLRSSAAARARGLVEQDRVRVPGLLALARLVRRDGAIRSEEIELSGQLFNVHVAPIGGTGSAGTVLVLAEDLTEVRRVEDVRRDFVANVSHELKTPVGALALLADTVDAAADDPEAVHHFAARMRTESQRLSQMVQEIVLLSRLQGGTSLAQPVPLEVSAVVTEAIDRCGLHATAKNIDVTVFGVDDLRVVGDDELLTVALRNIIDNAIAYSPEGTRVSVRGRRDGSHVEVSVSDQGIGIPAADQKRIFERFYRVDPARSRATGGTGLGLAIVKHVMSNHGGEVRVWSRERLGSTFTLRLPRHLEAPRLVESTEYVQTATTPTTSASDGRGRIAELNGEVAR, from the coding sequence GTGGACGCGGAACTCGCGCTCGGATTGGGTGCTGCCCTGGGTCTGCTCGTCGGGGTGGGCGCCGTGCTCGCCGTCCGCGTGAGCGAGCGGCTCCAGCACGGGCGTCCCGGCGACGACGTCGACGAGGGGCCCCAGGTGCCGCCCGGCGTCGCGTCCGTCCTCTCCGTCCTGCCGTGGTCGGCGGTGGTCCTCGACGCCGAGGACCACGTGCTCCGCTCGAGTGCGGCCGCGCGGGCACGCGGCCTCGTCGAGCAGGACCGCGTCCGCGTGCCCGGCCTGCTCGCGCTCGCCCGCCTCGTCCGCCGCGACGGCGCGATCAGGTCAGAGGAGATCGAGCTGTCCGGACAGCTGTTCAACGTCCACGTCGCACCGATCGGCGGCACCGGCTCCGCGGGCACGGTTCTCGTGCTCGCCGAGGACCTCACCGAGGTGCGCCGGGTCGAGGACGTCCGGCGCGACTTCGTCGCCAACGTCAGCCACGAGCTCAAGACCCCGGTGGGGGCGCTCGCCCTGCTCGCCGACACGGTCGACGCCGCCGCCGACGACCCCGAGGCCGTGCACCACTTCGCGGCGCGCATGCGCACCGAGTCGCAGCGGCTCAGCCAGATGGTTCAGGAGATCGTCCTGCTGTCGCGGCTGCAGGGCGGGACGTCGCTGGCCCAGCCGGTGCCGCTCGAGGTGTCCGCGGTCGTCACCGAGGCCATCGACAGGTGCGGGCTGCACGCGACCGCCAAGAACATCGACGTCACCGTCTTCGGGGTCGACGACCTGCGGGTGGTCGGCGACGACGAGCTGCTCACCGTCGCCCTGCGCAACATCATCGACAACGCGATCGCGTACAGCCCCGAGGGCACGCGGGTCAGCGTGCGCGGCCGGCGCGACGGCAGCCACGTCGAGGTGTCGGTGAGCGACCAGGGCATCGGCATCCCCGCGGCCGACCAGAAGCGGATCTTCGAGCGCTTCTACCGGGTCGACCCGGCGCGGTCGAGAGCGACCGGCGGGACGGGCCTCGGCCTGGCGATCGTCAAGCACGTGATGTCCAACCACGGGGGTGAGGTACGGGTCTGGAGCCGCGAACGGCTCGGCTCGACGTTCACCCTCCGGCTGCCCAGGCACCTCGAGGCGCCGCGGTTGGTCGAGTCCACCGAATACGTCCAGACGGCAACGACGCCGACCACGTCTGCGAGCGATGGACGCGGTCGCATTGCAGAACTGAACGGAGAGGTTGCGCGATGA
- a CDS encoding copper chaperone PCu(A)C yields the protein MSRSAALRIALVASVAAVAVTGCGAGFEPYTSPSMKPRDAVNHPAVGGTSPIAIRHAYVLGPAPDEPAYPKDGNAAVYLTLVNQSSRADRLIDASSPAADDTVIASGSGGSTLDLPPTDPTVTGGDAVQVGQPPYSSNTITLTKLDEETDNGAVVSVTLTFQRAGDITLDLPVNPRTAYRSSLSPAPASGASETPAPGEESPTPGEETSPTGE from the coding sequence GGATGCGGCGCCGGGTTCGAGCCCTACACCTCTCCGTCGATGAAGCCCCGTGACGCGGTGAACCACCCCGCCGTCGGCGGCACGTCGCCGATCGCCATCAGGCACGCGTACGTGCTCGGCCCCGCACCGGACGAGCCGGCCTACCCCAAGGACGGGAACGCCGCCGTCTACCTCACGCTCGTCAACCAGTCCTCGCGCGCCGACCGGCTGATCGACGCCTCGTCGCCGGCCGCCGACGACACGGTGATCGCGTCGGGCTCCGGCGGGTCGACTCTCGACCTCCCGCCAACCGACCCGACGGTCACCGGCGGCGACGCTGTGCAGGTCGGGCAGCCGCCGTACTCGTCCAACACGATCACGCTCACGAAGCTCGACGAGGAGACCGACAACGGCGCCGTCGTGTCGGTGACGCTGACCTTCCAGCGCGCAGGCGACATCACGCTCGACCTGCCCGTCAACCCACGGACCGCCTACCGGTCGAGCCTGTCGCCCGCGCCGGCGTCCGGCGCATCGGAGACACCGGCGCCCGGCGAGGAGTCACCGACTCCGGGCGAGGAGACGTCGCCGACCGGCGAGTGA
- a CDS encoding response regulator, whose amino-acid sequence MTRILVVEDEESYSEALTYLLKKEGYEVLAADTGTGALAEFERSGADLVLLDLMLPGVSGTEVCREIRKRSSVPIIMITAKDSEVDKVVGLELGADDYVTKPYSARELVARVRAVLRRRAEPEELVPPTLESGPVRMDVDRHLVTVGGGHVQLPLKEFELLELLLRNAGRVLTRAQLIDRIWGSDYVGDTKTLDVHVKRLRSKVEPDPGNPRYIVTVRGLGYKFEP is encoded by the coding sequence ATGACACGGATCCTCGTGGTCGAGGACGAGGAGTCGTACAGCGAGGCTCTGACCTACCTGCTGAAGAAGGAGGGCTACGAGGTACTCGCCGCGGACACCGGCACCGGTGCGCTGGCGGAGTTCGAGCGCTCCGGCGCCGACCTGGTGCTGCTCGACCTGATGTTGCCCGGCGTGTCGGGCACCGAGGTGTGCCGCGAGATCCGCAAGCGGTCGTCGGTGCCGATCATCATGATCACCGCGAAGGACAGCGAGGTCGACAAGGTCGTCGGGCTGGAGCTCGGTGCTGACGACTACGTCACCAAGCCGTACTCGGCACGCGAGCTCGTCGCCCGTGTCCGGGCGGTGCTGCGCAGGCGCGCGGAACCCGAGGAGCTCGTGCCGCCGACGCTGGAGTCGGGGCCGGTCCGGATGGACGTCGACCGGCACCTGGTGACCGTCGGCGGCGGGCACGTGCAGCTGCCGCTGAAGGAGTTCGAGCTGCTCGAGCTGCTGCTGCGCAACGCGGGACGCGTCCTCACCCGGGCGCAGCTCATCGACCGGATCTGGGGCAGCGACTACGTCGGCGACACCAAGACGCTCGACGTGCACGTGAAGCGGCTGCGCTCGAAGGTCGAGCCCGACCCGGGCAACCCGCGCTACATCGTCACCGTGCGAGGGCTGGGCTACAAGTTCGAGCCCTGA